ctggaggaaaccaggaaCCGCTCATCACCGCCCCAGCAGTGGAacatggtagtggcagcatcatgctgtggggatgcttctcagcagcatcatgctgtggggatgcttctcagcagcatcatgctgtggggatgcttctcagcagcatcatgctgtgggggtgtttctcagcagctgcTCTGATCAGGGTTGAGGGATAGCTGAGTTGAGCAAAGTACAGatatatcctcaatgaaaacctgatccaggacctcagactgggcagAAGGTTCACTTTCCAACATAACAATGACTCTAAGACCACCAACAGGACAACACAGGAAGTGGGACCACTCTGATTGTCCTACAGATCTCCAGATCTGGATCCCCAGAtccctgacctgaaccctgtccagtatctctggagagacctgaaaatgtcttTCCACCGACGGTCCTCATCCAGCCTGACTGAGCTGGGGAGGACTATCTAAGAAGAGCCCAGGTCCAAGCCTGCTGGTCTAATCCAGAAGGACTGGAGGCTCAGAGCCTTGATGTGATGTTTCAGGGTTTTTAAAGTTTAGTAAATCTGCAGACGTTTCTAGAGTTCTGTCTTGTTGTCATGATGAGAGAGATGAATAAGAATGGATTCAAACAGCAGTAGCATCAGGAAGAGGGAAGGAGGTCTGAGTACTTCCTGAATGACCCGTATACCATCTACACCCCCACCCCCATGAATCTGCTTCAGACAGACCAACAAGAAGAGAAAGACAGGGACACAGAGACGTGGAGGATATTTAAACAGTATATTTATCATTGTCATAACTTTATAAAAACCCTAAAGTTTTGTCTTCTCTCTTTAGAAAACCAAAGTCTGAAGTCCTCGTGGTCCAGCCTGTAGAACAATAACCAACCTTTGTTTTAGGAACTATGGAGGACTCTGCAGGACTCTTCACTCATACAGTTCTGTCTTTTAGAACACACCGGAACCTGGGCCTGATTACTTCATGTCTTTCTGTCCTCTCATTTTCTAACTCTGTCGCCTTCCTCTTCTTTAGACGCCATTCCATCCTTCGCTCGGCGCCGTGGGCGTGGTCTTAGTAAACTTTAGGCTGGTTTCTCAGTACAGCTTTGACTCCTCCCTCTGTAGCACGCCTCAGGAGGACCCCGGCTCTGAAGGATGTCACTGCATCCGTTCTTCAGCCTCCTCGGCTCTACAACCTGCAGCGGAGTGTGCGGTTTCACCCCAGGTCACATCTGTCTCCAGGAGTGTGGCAGCGTCCGTCTCATCTTTTGTGGAAGCTGGGACTGTGGATGATCTGAGACAGCTTCCTGAACGGGTCCATGGAGTCCATGGGTTCCTCTTGTAGATAAAAACTCTGCCCGGGCTCCTCGGGGATGCCCGGTCCGGGGGGGGGGGCCTGCTCCAGGGTACTGATCCTGGGGAGGAACTGGGCCAGAGCAGGGACGCCTCGGTCCCGACCCTGCAGTCGCTGCCGGTGGTTTCCCAGACTGAGCAGGACTCCGTGCCCCTCAGAGACGTAGACGTTGTACCCGTCTGGTAGGATCTGCTCCCTGAAGGTGCAGTTTTCTCTGCTGTAGGCGATCTGTGGACGACAGGAGATATCATGAGTGAGAATGTTTCGGAGCTCACCGAGGAGAGCCGCTCACAGAGGTCTCTGGTTAGGGGTACGGGTTCAGGTTCTttactttttaacagtttttttaaaccCGACAAACCAGATCTCtctttatatataaatatatacatttaaGCTCCGCCCCCAGACCTGCACCATGAAAGTGACACATTACTGTCAAAATCAATGCTGATTAAACTTGTTTTATTGgtaaaaacctaaaaataatcaggTCTTTGTAGGACTGTCCTGATAAAAGCTCTGAGTGACTGTTGAATGAGTTCTTCCAGGATTTTAGCCGCCGTCTGCAGATCCAactttgacaacctcagagcagaccgCGGTTACTTTGGGGATTTACTCTTaacctttttaatttaatttttggtcCCCTGTTGGTCAATGAAAGGTTTTAGTccggttttagtcaataaaaagtccctCTGGTCAGAACATTTATTCTCTGAACAAATGTCATCAGCCAAActgtaaaatgaatataaatgttAAACACTCATGTTGATCCAATCATTAACGTTTACCTAAAATATGAACGCCTTATCAATACGTTAAAGGGCTGAACGTATACTGATGAGGAAACAGTTAGACCTCACACTGGAGTATATCATGGTTGTGAACTTCCAGCAGTCCTGCTAATGTAGTCCAGTTTAACTGTcctgatgaaaaatgttgatcTCCAAAGATCTTTTTCTAACGCTAGTCTTCATCATGCAAGGAAAAACAGCCCAGAGCAGTTTTAGCCAATGAGAAAGAAACTGGAGCAGAGAAATCCCTGACCTGTAATTAATGAGAATTTATTCTGCTGGAACCaagaaaccaaccaaccaaccaacaaagaaaccaacaaagaaaccaaccaaccaaccaaccaaccaacaagaaaccaacaaagaaaccaacaaagaaacaaccAAGAAACCAAGAAACATACcaaccaacaaagaaaccaaccaaccaacaaagaaaccaacaaagaaaccaaccaaccaaccaacaaagaaaccaaccaaccaaccaacaaagaaaccaacaaagaaaccaaccaaccaaccaacaaagaaaCCGACAAAGAAACCAAGAAAAAAAGCAaccaaccaagaaaccaaccaaccaacaaacaaaccaacaaagaaaccaacaaagaaaccaaccaaccaaccaacaagacacaacaaagaaaccaacaaagaaaccaacaaagaaacaaccAAGAAACCAAGAAACATACcaaccaacaaagaaaccaaccaaccaacaaagaaaccaacaaagaaaccaaccaaccaacaaagaaaccaaccaaccaaccaacaaagaaaccaacaaagaaacccaccaaccaacaaagaaaccaaccatccaaccaacaaagaaaccaacaaagaaaccaaccaaccaaccaacaaagaaaccaaccaaccaaccaacaaagaaaccaacaaagaaaccaaccaagaaaccaacaaagaaacaaccAAGAAACCAAGAAACATACCAACGAACAAAGAaactaaccaaccaacaaagaaaccaacaaagaaaccaaccaaccaaccaacaaagaaaccaacaaagaaaccaaccaaccaaccaacaaagaaaCCGACAAAGAAACCAAGAAACAAAGCAaccaaccaagaaaccaaccaaccaacaaacaaaccaacaaagaaaccaacaaagaaaccaacaaagaaaccaaacaacgaaccaagaaaccaacaaaacaaccaagaaaccaacaaggaaaccaagaaaccaaccaaaaaaaccaagaaaccaaccaaccaaccaagaaaccaacctagaaaccaagaaacaaaccaaccaaccaagaaaccaacaaagaaacaaccaagaaaccaagaaacaaaccaaccaaccaagaaaccaacaaagaaacaaccAAGAAACCTagaaacaaaccaaccaaccaagaaaccaacCTAGAAACCAAACCAAGAAACCAAGACCaacaaaccaacaaagaaaccaacaaagaaaacagaaccAAACAACCAGCAAGAAACCAACCTagaaaccaaaaaacaaaccaaccaacctgGAAACCAACCTAGAAaccaagaaacaaacaaaccaaccaagaaaccaacaaagaaacaaccAAGAAACCAAGAAACATACCAaccaaccaagaaaccaacctagaaaccaagaaacaaaccaaccaaccaagaaaccaacaaagaaacaacaaagaaaccaagaaacaaaccaaccaaccaagaaaccaacaaagaaaccaagaaaccaacaaagaaaccaaccaaccaaccaaccaagaaaccaacctagaaaccaagaaacaaaccaaccaaccaagaaaccaacaaagaaacaaccaagaaaccaagaaacaaaccaaccaaccaagaaaccaacctagaaaccaagaaacaaaccaaccaaccaagaaaccaacaaagaaaccaagaaaccaacaaagaaacaaccAAGAAACCAAGAAACATACCAaccaaccaagaaaccaacaaagaaacaaccaagaaaccaagaaacaaaccaaccaaccaagaaaccaacaaagaaacaaccaagaaaccaaccaagaaaccaaccaaaaaaaccaagaaaccaacctagaaaccaagaaacaaaccaaccaacctggaaaccaacaaagaaacaaccAAGAAACCAAGAAACAAACAACCAATCAAGAACCCAACCTAGACACCAagaaacaaaccaaccaacccggaaaccaacaaagaaacaacctagaaaacaagaaacaaacaaaccaaccaagaaaccaacctagaaaccaagaaacaaaccaaccaacctgGAAACCAACCTAGAAACCAagaaacaaaccaaccaacctgGAAACCAACCTAGAAACCAAGAAACAAACCGaccaaccaagaaaccaacctagaaaccaagaaacaaaccaaccaaccaagaaaccaacaaagaaacaacctagaaaccaagaaacaaaccaaccaacaaagaaaccaACCTAGAAACCAagaaacaaaccaaccaaccaagaaaccaacctagaaaccaagaaacaaaccaaccaaccaagaaaccaacctagaaaccaaaaaacaaaccaaccaacctgGAAACCAACCTAGAAaccaagaaacaaacaaaccaaccaagaaaccaacaaagaaacatacCAACCAACCTGGAAACCAACCTAGAAATCAagaaacaaaccaaccaaccaagaaaccaacaaagaaacaaccAAGAAACCAAGAAACATACcaaccaacaaagaaaccaaccaaccaacaaagaaaccaacaaagaaaccaaccaaccaaacaacaaagaaaccaaccaaccaaccaacaaagaaaccaagaaacaaaccaaccaaccaaccaacaaagaaaCCGACAAAGAAACCAAGAAACAAAGCAaccaaccaagaaaccaaccaaccaacaaacaaaccaacaaagaaaccaaccaaccaaccaacaaagaaaccaaccaaccaaccaacaagaaaccaacaaagaaaccaacaaagaaacaaccAAGAAACCAAGAAACATACcaaccaacaaagaaaccaaccaaccaacaaagaaaccaacaaagaaaccaaccaaccaaccaacaaagaaaccaacaaagaaaccaaccaaccaacaaagaaaccaaccaaccaaccaacaaagaaaccaacaaagaaaccaaacaaccaaccaacaaagaaaccaaccaaccaaccaacaaagaaaccaacaaagaaaccaaccaagaaaccaacACAGTAACAACCAAGAAACCAAGAAACATACCAACGAACAAAGAaactaaccaaccaacaaagaaaaccaacaaagaaaccaaccaaccaaccaacctagaaaccaaccaaccaaccaacaaagaaaccaagaaacaaaccaaccaaccaaccaacaaagaaaCCGACAAAGAAACCAAGAAACAAAGCAaccaaccaagaaaccaaccaaccaacaaacaaaccaacaaagaaaccaacaaagaaacaaccaagaaaccaagaaacaaaccaaccaacctgGAAACCAACCTAGAAACTAagaaacaaaccaaccaaccaagaaaccaacaaagaaacaaccaagaaaccaagaaacaaaccaaccaaccaagaaaccaacaaagaaaccaagaaaccaacaaagaaaccaaccaacaaaccaagaaaccaacaaagaaaccaaccaacgaaccaagaaaccaacaaaacaaccaagaaaccaacaaggaaaccaagaaaccaaccaaaaaaccaagaaaccaaccaaaaaaccaagaaaccaacctagaaaccaagaaacaaacaaagaaacgacCACCAGACAAACCACCAACAaagaaaccaaccaaccaaccgaaACCACCAgaacaaaccaaaccaaagaaaCCAGAAACAAACCACCAAGAAACCAGAAACCaagaacaaaaccaaaaaacaaaaagaaacaaaccaac
This sequence is a window from Cheilinus undulatus linkage group 1, ASM1832078v1, whole genome shotgun sequence. Protein-coding genes within it:
- the fgf19 gene encoding fibroblast growth factor 19, which codes for MLLLLVLAVSCAQIIFAVGVLCMPAPLQGTHVDHGWGQVVRLRHLYAARHGLHLVIGVDGQIHGSEDQTAYSLLEIRPVDTGRVVIRGVATDRFLCMEGDGRLYSSIAYSRENCTFREQILPDGYNVYVSEGHGVLLSLGNHRQRLQGRDRGVPALAQFLPRISTLEQAPPPGPGIPEEPGQSFYLQEEPMDSMDPFRKLSQIIHSPSFHKR